The Fervidicoccus fontis Kam940 DNA window ACACCAAGAGAAACACCAAGCTTGTTAAGTGCCCCAGAAATAACACTTACAAGCAACATTCCAAAAATTCCTGGAATTCCTGCGTCATAATATGCTAATAATACTGCTATAGCGACAAATAGTCCGTAAAGGGACTCTGCGGAAATCCTATTAAAAACGAATAACGTTAGCCTTCTTGAATACTTCACTATAAGGGGGTAAGAGATTGCAAGGCTAATAATGACTGAATAGATCGCTATTAGTACAATGAAGGAATAAGAATAATGAGTAAGAATGTAGTGAAATGGTTTATCGTTTATTGTTGGTATCATCTGGAAAAATGGTGCAGCTGGTCCTGCGCTCATTGGACCTGTAGCCGCTCCTATTACTAAGAGAGGTATAAGAGTCCCACCTATATACGTTCCTAGCTTAATTCCTTCTCTAACAGTATAGGCAAGGACTGAGCCTTGAAGCCTATTCCTTTTAGTCTCCCTCAGTGTATCTCCAATTAATATTGTAAGCCCGACAGGGGACATGACAGTTGCTAGAATAGAGCTTATGGGCGACCATATAAAAATATGAAGAATTTCTTCTTTGGTTAAGTTTTTAAAGGGATTAATGCTTATTTTTCCTACCTTTGAAAGCTTCACAATTTTTTTGCCTTTCTTTTCCATGCTCTTTCTTAGTTCACCATTAAGAGAGGTGAATATTTCGTAAATTATAGGACCAATTGTAATCCCAAGAAATAAGCTAATGCTGACGGGCTTTCCATAAACTCCTCTTATACCCTGAACAAGAATTG harbors:
- a CDS encoding tripartite tricarboxylate transporter permease, with product MDVASIIIYSTVLAAISSIIYIFIGILPGTDETATMAPVALALLLAGLDPIVVLAWFMASIVAFKIADAIPVALAGIPGGVMAVPQVPDALVAKEHGLADTLLRKGNSAALVAAITVTIFVLVVSYVLMPLGAWLNTTDLIMSVKVARWFWLILGGVIFLAVTSKNKLLGLFAIPAFAILVQGIRGVYGKPVSISLFLGITIGPIIYEIFTSLNGELRKSMEKKGKKIVKLSKVGKISINPFKNLTKEEILHIFIWSPISSILATVMSPVGLTILIGDTLRETKRNRLQGSVLAYTVREGIKLGTYIGGTLIPLLVIGAATGPMSAGPAAPFFQMIPTINDKPFHYILTHYSYSFIVLIAIYSVIISLAISYPLIVKYSRRLTLFVFNRISAESLYGLFVAIAVLLAYYDAGIPGIFGMLLVSVISGALNKLGVSLGVLFMTLVGASIIVALLAAI